A stretch of the Bacteroidota bacterium genome encodes the following:
- a CDS encoding carboxypeptidase regulatory-like domain-containing protein, producing MTPQLKIVNQYFLICLIVFYTGVVIAQSGKLKGTVRDSIGSPVEQASVLLQDTKYVTSTDAGGNFRFDDVRPGSYSVIVTLVGFKPVLSNVTIIENQTQELNLRLSQKVGQLKEVVVFGTVSTNGMGHLNEVHDGVSYSGKKTEVIVLDKLDANTAQNNPREVLGRIPGANYSETEGGGFPANGIAFRGLRPTQSQEVQTRQNGYNIAADLYGYPESYYLPPLETVERVEVIRGASSLQFGPQFGGVINFIIKDAPKDKTLECTTQQTIGSFDFTNSFNAIGGTYKKISYYTFVQLKSAEGWRENSDFRQITGFAKVEYRPTEKFKMGLEYTLLRNKIHMAGGLSDAQFEQDPQQSYRHRNWINSPWNILTLTAEYKVSERTLFTFKSALGISSRELVWKREGGPQFPDTISPVYNDYTPREVQKRVFSNSTNELRVLTHYSIKGVGQTVAAGVRFFYGEMMRYGGGPGSKGIDFDVNLYNGTWREILDFTTINCAPFIEHTFHIGKRLSVTPGFRFEYIKTTSKGYVTDGGTGTIVNSDLVQYWKLPLAGIGVQLKTSGTTDIYANISESYEPVTYSNLKPLGVASEIDPDLKDVSGYNADIGWRGKVKEFLDFDIGFFYMVFNDEIGIEKRTDIYGNPYSYRTNIANSVHQGIETYIELNPFRSRIGNISFFNSYSYIDARYVEGPYKGNWEEMAPRHIDRFGINYSIKSFSTTFLMSYLSDSYADANNTVLSANSIVGLIPAYQVLDWSARIRIKNYNVRFGISNLLDAKYFTLRTDEYPGPGIIPAISRSFYLGIGAKF from the coding sequence TTGACCCCGCAGCTTAAAATAGTCAATCAATATTTTCTTATTTGCCTCATTGTGTTCTATACAGGTGTTGTCATTGCGCAATCAGGAAAATTAAAAGGAACAGTGAGAGACAGTATAGGAAGCCCCGTTGAGCAGGCCAGCGTTTTATTGCAGGATACAAAATATGTTACCTCAACAGATGCCGGCGGTAACTTCCGGTTTGATGATGTTCGGCCAGGTAGTTACTCCGTTATTGTAACTCTTGTTGGATTCAAGCCGGTGTTAAGTAATGTTACAATCATCGAAAACCAAACGCAGGAGTTAAACCTCCGCTTGAGCCAGAAGGTTGGTCAGCTGAAAGAAGTTGTGGTTTTCGGAACTGTAAGCACCAACGGTATGGGCCACCTGAATGAAGTTCACGATGGTGTAAGTTATTCCGGCAAAAAAACAGAGGTCATTGTTCTTGATAAACTCGACGCCAACACGGCTCAGAATAATCCCCGCGAAGTGCTGGGGCGTATTCCCGGAGCTAATTATTCGGAAACGGAAGGGGGTGGTTTTCCGGCAAATGGTATTGCTTTCAGGGGGTTGAGGCCAACCCAATCACAGGAAGTTCAAACCCGCCAGAACGGATATAACATTGCGGCAGATCTGTATGGTTACCCGGAGTCCTATTATTTGCCACCCTTGGAAACAGTAGAGCGTGTTGAAGTGATCAGAGGTGCATCCTCATTACAATTCGGACCTCAGTTTGGCGGGGTGATCAATTTTATTATTAAAGATGCTCCGAAAGATAAAACGCTTGAATGTACTACACAGCAAACTATAGGTAGTTTTGATTTCACCAATTCATTCAATGCGATCGGCGGGACATATAAAAAAATAAGTTATTACACTTTTGTTCAATTAAAGTCGGCTGAGGGCTGGAGAGAGAACTCGGACTTCAGGCAAATAACAGGATTTGCCAAAGTCGAATATCGTCCCACCGAAAAGTTTAAGATGGGCTTAGAGTATACACTATTAAGGAATAAGATACATATGGCCGGTGGGTTATCGGATGCACAATTTGAACAGGATCCCCAACAATCATACAGGCATCGGAACTGGATAAACAGTCCATGGAATATTCTGACCCTTACCGCAGAATATAAAGTTTCCGAACGGACGCTGTTCACATTTAAGTCTGCCTTAGGTATCAGCTCCCGTGAACTGGTGTGGAAAAGGGAGGGCGGCCCGCAGTTCCCGGATACGATAAGTCCTGTATATAATGACTACACGCCGCGTGAGGTGCAGAAAAGAGTTTTTTCAAATTCAACAAATGAATTACGTGTACTTACTCATTACAGTATTAAAGGGGTTGGTCAAACGGTTGCCGCGGGAGTGCGGTTTTTCTATGGGGAAATGATGAGATATGGAGGTGGGCCGGGTTCAAAGGGGATTGACTTTGATGTGAATCTTTACAACGGGACCTGGAGAGAGATACTTGATTTTACTACGATAAATTGTGCGCCGTTTATTGAGCATACTTTTCATATTGGGAAGCGTTTATCTGTTACGCCCGGGTTTCGGTTCGAATACATCAAAACAACCTCGAAGGGTTATGTTACCGATGGTGGCACAGGGACAATTGTAAATTCGGATCTTGTTCAGTACTGGAAACTTCCGCTCGCCGGCATTGGGGTTCAACTGAAAACAAGCGGTACTACCGATATTTATGCGAATATCTCGGAATCCTACGAACCTGTAACGTATTCCAACTTAAAGCCGCTCGGCGTTGCTTCAGAAATTGATCCGGATCTGAAAGATGTTTCCGGCTATAATGCTGACATAGGCTGGAGAGGCAAGGTGAAGGAGTTTCTCGATTTTGACATTGGATTCTTCTATATGGTGTTTAATGATGAGATTGGAATTGAGAAACGCACAGATATATATGGGAATCCGTATTCCTATCGGACAAATATTGCGAACAGTGTGCATCAGGGAATTGAAACATATATTGAACTGAATCCATTCAGATCAAGGATTGGGAATATCAGCTTTTTTAATTCTTATTCTTATATCGATGCAAGGTATGTTGAGGGTCCATACAAAGGAAACTGGGAAGAGATGGCCCCCAGGCATATTGATCGTTTCGGAATAAATTATTCGATCAAATCCTTTTCAACCACTTTTTTAATGAGCTATTTAAGTGATTCATATGCGGATGCAAATAATACTGTACTGAGCGCCAATTCTATTGTTGGTTTGATCCCTGCTTACCAGGTTCTTGATTGGTCCGCGAGGATAAGGATAAAGAATTACAATGTTAGGTTTGGAATAAGCAATCTATTGGATGCTAAATATTTCACTTTAAGAACCGATGAATATCCCGGGCCGGGTATTATTCCGGCAATATCACGTAGTTTCTATCTTGGAATAGGTGCAAAATTTTAG
- a CDS encoding T9SS type A sorting domain-containing protein — protein sequence MIKDGQTCDTITLCVGSSVTLSTSFLYSQQGQRGVLSAASPGFTGFSVIDTTTATNSIGTIKVKITPTAGDAGVHVLNIKAADKNFPALTNTRPFVVVVNICTDIADAVRSDNFGIYPNPGTGNFTIQIDDKQLAASCEARIFDVLGNVVYAGKPGSTNTAVDLSDRANGFYFLSLYSEGALIGKEKFIIQSTSVE from the coding sequence ATGATAAAAGACGGGCAAACATGCGATACGATTACACTTTGCGTAGGTAGCTCTGTAACTTTAAGCACTTCGTTTTTGTATTCCCAGCAGGGTCAAAGAGGTGTGCTTTCAGCAGCTTCGCCGGGCTTCACAGGGTTTTCTGTTATTGATACAACTACCGCGACAAACAGCATTGGAACAATAAAAGTTAAAATAACTCCCACGGCCGGCGATGCAGGGGTTCATGTGCTGAATATTAAAGCAGCAGATAAAAATTTTCCTGCCCTGACAAACACAAGGCCATTTGTGGTGGTGGTGAATATTTGCACAGATATTGCCGATGCGGTTCGATCCGATAACTTTGGTATTTATCCCAACCCCGGTACTGGAAATTTTACCATTCAAATCGATGATAAACAATTGGCGGCAAGTTGTGAAGCCAGAATTTTTGATGTGCTGGGGAATGTGGTATATGCAGGAAAACCCGGCAGCACAAATACCGCTGTCGATCTGTCTGACAGGGCCAATGGATTTTATTTTTTAAGTTTATATAGCGAAGGAGCGTTGATAGGTAAAGAGAAATTTATTATACAGTCAACTTCAGTAGAATGA